The following proteins are encoded in a genomic region of Methanobrevibacter gottschalkii DSM 11977:
- a CDS encoding 30S ribosomal protein S9: MVKVIHTSGKRKTAIARGTVREGTGKVRINRIPLELYSPELANLKLQEPLTLAGDLANEVDINIHVIGGGVMGQAEAARMVIAKGLVQWSQDMDLKEKFTQYDRTMLVGDPRRSEPKKYGGPGARARKQKSYR, from the coding sequence ATGGTTAAAGTTATTCATACTAGCGGAAAACGTAAAACAGCTATCGCAAGAGGTACTGTTCGTGAAGGAACTGGTAAAGTTAGAATTAATAGAATTCCTTTAGAACTTTATTCTCCAGAGCTTGCTAACTTAAAATTACAAGAACCATTAACCTTAGCTGGTGATTTAGCTAATGAAGTGGATATTAATATCCATGTTATTGGTGGAGGAGTAATGGGTCAAGCTGAAGCTGCACGTATGGTTATTGCAAAAGGGCTTGTTCAATGGTCACAAGATATGGATTTAAAAGAAAAATTCACTCAATATGACAGGACTATGTTAGTTGGTGACCCAAGACGTTCTGAACCTAAAAAATATGGTGGTCCTGGTGCAAGAGCTCGTAAACAAAAAAGTTACAGATAA
- a CDS encoding DNA-directed RNA polymerase subunit N — protein sequence MIPIRCLSCGKPVSAVFDEYNKRVAAGEKSKDVLDDLGLTRYCCRRMLISHVQTWE from the coding sequence ATGATTCCTATTAGATGTTTAAGTTGTGGAAAACCAGTATCAGCAGTTTTTGATGAATATAATAAAAGAGTTGCTGCTGGAGAAAAATCTAAAGATGTTTTAGATGACTTAGGTTTAACTAGATATTGTTGTAGAAGAATGCTAATTTCTCATGTGCAAACATGGGAATAA